One window of Hylemonella gracilis genomic DNA carries:
- the map gene encoding type I methionyl aminopeptidase has product MTIETQEDLEGLRRVGRAVALVRDEMLARARPGMTTRELDALGEQLLARQGVRSAPRLVYDFPGATCISVNEEAAHGVPGDRVLQAGDVLNVDVSAELGGYFADTGGTTVIPTGSAQKTRLCHATREALSNALQVARAGRLIRDVGAAIEQTARRYGFRVIENLCGHGVGRSLHEEPGYIPGYYDRTDTRVLQEGMVIAIEPFLSTKSRTVTEADDGWTLVGVPGNLSAQFEHTLVVTRGEPIVLTVH; this is encoded by the coding sequence ATGACCATCGAAACACAGGAAGACCTGGAAGGACTGCGCCGCGTCGGCCGGGCGGTGGCCCTGGTGCGCGACGAGATGCTGGCCCGTGCCCGGCCCGGCATGACCACGCGCGAGCTGGATGCGCTCGGCGAGCAGTTGTTGGCGCGGCAAGGCGTGCGCTCCGCTCCGCGTCTGGTGTACGACTTTCCCGGCGCCACCTGCATCAGCGTCAACGAAGAAGCGGCGCACGGCGTGCCCGGGGATCGTGTGCTTCAGGCGGGTGATGTGCTGAACGTGGACGTATCGGCCGAACTTGGCGGTTATTTCGCGGACACCGGTGGCACGACCGTGATCCCGACCGGCTCTGCTCAGAAGACGCGGCTGTGCCACGCCACACGCGAGGCCTTGTCGAATGCCCTGCAGGTGGCCCGGGCCGGGCGCCTGATCCGCGATGTGGGCGCGGCCATCGAACAGACGGCCCGGCGTTATGGATTCCGAGTGATCGAAAACCTTTGCGGGCACGGTGTCGGTCGATCCCTGCATGAAGAGCCGGGGTACATCCCGGGTTATTACGACCGCACGGACACACGGGTGCTGCAGGAGGGCATGGTGATCGCCATCGAACCTTTCCTGTCCACCAAGAGCCGCACGGTGACGGAAGCCGATGACGGCTGGACCCTGGTGGGTGTGCCGGGCAATCTGTCGGCCCAGTTCGAGCACACGCTGGTCGTCACGCGCGGCGAGCCTATCGTGCTGACGGTGCATTGA
- a CDS encoding DUF494 domain-containing protein, translated as MFDVLVYVYENYWQGDACPEWSQLERTLSTLGFEPEEIEGALYWLDGLYDAVQGQLEHPELQHPASMRVYLPREQEHLGEECLGYLGFLEASGLLPPFMREVVVDRAMVLPSEYLSREMLRLILRMAYWSFGTEPQDHLVLNELSNDGVLRVLH; from the coding sequence ATGTTCGATGTGCTTGTCTACGTCTACGAAAATTACTGGCAGGGCGATGCCTGCCCGGAGTGGTCTCAGCTTGAACGCACGCTGAGCACGCTGGGTTTCGAGCCCGAGGAGATCGAGGGGGCCCTGTACTGGCTCGACGGCCTGTATGACGCAGTGCAGGGCCAGCTGGAGCATCCCGAGCTTCAGCATCCGGCCAGCATGCGGGTGTATTTGCCGCGCGAGCAGGAACACCTGGGTGAGGAATGCCTGGGCTACCTGGGTTTTCTGGAGGCCTCCGGCCTGTTGCCCCCCTTCATGCGTGAAGTGGTGGTGGACCGTGCCATGGTGCTGCCCTCCGAGTACCTGTCGCGGGAGATGCTGCGCCTGATCTTGCGCATGGCCTACTGGAGCTTCGGCACCGAGCCGCAGGACCATCTGGTGCTCAACGAACTGTCCAACGACGGCGTGCTGCGCGTGCTGCACTGA
- a CDS encoding phosphoribosylaminoimidazolesuccinocarboxamide synthase, protein MTSALHTSSLRSLPLLARGKVRDNYAVGEDRILMVASDRISAFDVIMGEPIPGKGELLTKMALFWFDKLGHIVPNHLTGAAPESVVPPDEVAQVRGRAMLVQRLKPIPVEAVVRGYLAGSGWKEYQESQAVCGVKLPAGLKNASKLPEPIYTPAHKAEMGEHDENISFEKTVALIGAELAAKIRDVSIALYTTASEIALKRGIIIADTKFEFGLDSQGRLVLMDEVLTPDSSRYWPVEGYEQAFKQGSNPPSYDKQFLRDWLEQAQVDGQPWGKRPPAPTLPAEVIAQTAAKYQEALTRLTGA, encoded by the coding sequence ATGACCAGCGCCCTGCACACTTCCAGCCTCCGATCCCTGCCCCTGCTCGCGCGCGGCAAAGTGCGTGACAACTACGCCGTGGGGGAGGACCGCATCCTCATGGTCGCGTCCGACCGCATCAGCGCTTTCGACGTCATCATGGGCGAGCCCATTCCCGGCAAGGGCGAACTGCTGACGAAGATGGCGCTCTTCTGGTTCGACAAACTCGGGCACATCGTGCCCAACCACCTCACGGGCGCGGCGCCCGAAAGCGTGGTCCCGCCCGACGAGGTGGCGCAGGTCCGGGGCCGCGCCATGCTGGTCCAGCGCCTCAAGCCCATCCCGGTCGAGGCCGTGGTGCGCGGTTACCTCGCGGGCAGCGGCTGGAAGGAGTATCAGGAATCGCAGGCCGTCTGCGGCGTGAAGCTACCTGCCGGGCTGAAGAACGCCAGCAAGTTGCCCGAGCCCATCTACACGCCCGCGCACAAGGCCGAGATGGGCGAGCACGACGAGAACATCAGCTTCGAGAAAACCGTGGCACTCATCGGCGCCGAACTCGCCGCGAAGATCCGCGACGTTTCCATCGCGCTCTACACAACCGCGAGCGAGATCGCCTTGAAGCGGGGCATCATCATCGCCGACACCAAGTTCGAGTTCGGCCTGGACTCGCAGGGCCGTCTGGTGCTGATGGACGAGGTGCTGACGCCCGATTCCTCGCGCTACTGGCCGGTCGAAGGGTATGAACAGGCTTTCAAGCAAGGCAGCAACCCGCCCAGCTACGACAAGCAGTTCCTGCGCGACTGGCTGGAGCAGGCCCAGGTGGATGGCCAACCCTGGGGCAAGAGACCGCCCGCGCCGACCCTGCCCGCCGAGGTGATCGCGCAGACGGCGGCCAAGTACCAGGAGGCGCTGACCCGCCTCACCGGCGCCTGA
- the dprA gene encoding DNA-processing protein DprA produces the protein MEHEELSAWLRLSLAPGLGPVSTRRLLAAFGSPEAVLAQSPAALRAVVNTRQAEALRGGANPAPVGWVELLADSWAWLHAVDASEQRAIVALGEPGYPVALLQMEDPPLLLYLMGRLEGLHEGRLWTGPLAERRCLAVVGSRNPTPQGALNAQQFARSLAEAGLVILSGLALGVDGAAHEGALDAHATDPARPATVAVVGTGLDQVYPKRHTALARRVAARGVIVSEYPLGTPPLAENFPRRNRLIAGLSCATLVVEAAPQSGSLITARLAVELGKEVLAIPGSIHNPQSRGCHALIRQGAKLVESAQDVLEELPAWAGAPAGTIAVASATEADVHPSESEEALRTALGADPVSLDALQARTGWPTAQLQARLMALELGGEVTRLPGGLLQRLVRG, from the coding sequence ATGGAACACGAGGAGCTGAGTGCCTGGCTGCGCCTGTCCCTGGCTCCCGGACTGGGGCCGGTCAGCACGCGCCGCCTCCTGGCGGCCTTTGGTTCCCCCGAGGCCGTGCTGGCGCAAAGCCCGGCGGCTTTGCGCGCCGTGGTCAATACCCGGCAGGCCGAGGCGCTGCGGGGCGGCGCGAACCCCGCGCCCGTAGGCTGGGTCGAGCTGCTGGCCGACAGCTGGGCCTGGTTGCATGCGGTCGATGCGTCGGAGCAACGCGCCATCGTCGCGCTGGGGGAGCCGGGCTACCCCGTTGCCTTGCTGCAGATGGAAGACCCGCCCCTCCTGCTGTACCTGATGGGGCGACTCGAGGGCCTGCATGAGGGCCGTCTCTGGACAGGCCCTCTGGCCGAACGCCGTTGCCTGGCGGTGGTGGGCAGCCGCAATCCTACGCCCCAGGGGGCCTTGAATGCCCAGCAGTTCGCGCGCAGCCTGGCCGAGGCGGGTCTGGTCATCCTGTCTGGCCTGGCCCTGGGCGTGGATGGCGCGGCCCACGAGGGCGCGCTCGACGCACATGCCACCGACCCGGCGCGGCCGGCGACCGTGGCCGTCGTGGGCACCGGGTTGGACCAGGTCTACCCCAAGCGGCACACGGCCCTGGCCCGGCGCGTCGCCGCGCGGGGGGTCATCGTCAGCGAATATCCCTTGGGCACGCCACCGCTGGCCGAGAACTTCCCGCGTCGCAACCGGCTGATCGCCGGCCTGTCCTGCGCCACCCTGGTGGTGGAGGCCGCGCCGCAGTCCGGTTCGTTGATCACGGCGCGGCTGGCCGTGGAGCTGGGCAAGGAGGTTTTGGCCATCCCTGGCTCCATCCACAACCCGCAGTCCCGGGGCTGCCACGCACTGATCCGGCAAGGCGCGAAGTTGGTGGAGTCAGCGCAGGATGTGCTGGAAGAACTGCCCGCCTGGGCGGGCGCGCCGGCGGGAACGATCGCCGTGGCCAGTGCGACCGAAGCCGACGTTCATCCGTCCGAATCCGAGGAGGCCCTGCGCACGGCCCTGGGCGCCGACCCCGTGAGCCTGGACGCGTTGCAGGCCCGTACAGGCTGGCCGACCGCGCAATTGCAGGCGCGCCTGATGGCCCTGGAGCTGGGGGGCGAGGTGACGCGTCTGCCCGGCGGTCTGCTGCAGCGCTTGGTGCGGGGCTGA
- the fba gene encoding class II fructose-bisphosphate aldolase (catalyzes the reversible aldol condensation of dihydroxyacetonephosphate and glyceraldehyde 3-phosphate in the Calvin cycle, glycolysis, and/or gluconeogenesis) translates to MPLVSMRELLDHAAENGYGIPAFNVNNLEQVQAVMAAADEVGAPVILQASAGARKYAGEPFIKHLIQAAMEAYPHIPLVMHQDHGTTPKVCEGAISLGFGSVMMDGSLKEDGKTPADFAYNVDVTRKVVAMAHQVGVTVEGELGCLGNLETGEAGEEDGIGAEGKLDHSQMLTDPEEAAQFVKATQLDALAIAIGTSHGAYKFSRPPTGDILAISRVKEIHRRIPNTHLVMHGSSSVPQELLAIINQYGGKMKETYGVPVAEIQEAIKHGVRKINIDTDIRLAMTGAVRKFLAENPDKFDAREWLKPAREAAKLVCKARYLEFGCEGQGARVKSQGLAMMAQKYAKGELAQVVH, encoded by the coding sequence ATGCCGCTCGTTTCCATGCGCGAACTGCTGGACCATGCCGCCGAAAACGGCTATGGCATTCCGGCCTTCAACGTCAACAACCTGGAGCAGGTGCAAGCCGTGATGGCCGCCGCGGATGAAGTGGGCGCTCCCGTCATCCTGCAGGCCAGCGCTGGCGCGCGCAAGTACGCGGGCGAGCCCTTCATCAAGCACCTGATCCAGGCGGCCATGGAAGCCTATCCGCATATCCCCCTGGTGATGCACCAGGACCATGGCACCACGCCCAAGGTCTGCGAAGGTGCTATTTCCCTGGGCTTCGGCTCGGTCATGATGGACGGTTCGCTCAAGGAAGACGGCAAGACCCCGGCCGACTTCGCCTACAACGTGGACGTGACCCGCAAGGTCGTGGCCATGGCGCACCAGGTCGGCGTCACCGTCGAAGGTGAGCTCGGTTGCCTGGGCAATCTGGAAACCGGCGAAGCTGGCGAGGAAGACGGTATCGGCGCCGAAGGCAAGCTGGACCACAGCCAGATGCTGACCGACCCCGAAGAGGCCGCCCAGTTCGTCAAGGCCACCCAGCTTGACGCCCTTGCCATCGCCATCGGCACCAGCCATGGCGCCTACAAGTTCAGCCGCCCACCCACCGGTGACATCCTGGCCATCAGCCGCGTGAAGGAAATCCACCGGCGCATTCCCAATACCCACCTGGTGATGCACGGTTCTTCCTCCGTGCCGCAGGAACTGCTGGCCATCATCAACCAGTACGGCGGCAAGATGAAAGAAACCTACGGCGTGCCCGTGGCCGAGATCCAGGAAGCCATCAAGCACGGCGTGCGCAAGATCAACATCGACACCGACATCCGCCTGGCCATGACCGGCGCGGTGCGTAAGTTCCTGGCCGAGAACCCGGACAAGTTCGATGCCCGTGAATGGCTCAAGCCCGCGCGCGAAGCCGCCAAGCTGGTCTGCAAGGCGCGTTACCTGGAGTTCGGCTGCGAAGGCCAGGGCGCCAGGGTCAAGAGTCAGGGCCTGGCCATGATGGCGCAGAAGTACGCCAAGGGCGAGCTGGCACAGGTCGTGCATTGA
- the def gene encoding peptide deformylase: MALLPILTYPDPRLHTVAQPVQAVDARIKQLIADMFDTMYDMNGIGLAATQINVHERLVVIDVSEGREQPLVFINPEIVWASPETKVNEEGCLSVPGIYDGVERHERVHVRALDGEGQSRTVECEGLLAICIQHEMDHLMGKVFVEYLSPLKRNRIKTKMQKLQRENEREGARA, encoded by the coding sequence ATGGCTTTGCTGCCCATCCTGACTTACCCAGATCCCCGCCTGCACACCGTGGCACAGCCCGTGCAGGCCGTGGATGCGCGCATCAAACAGCTCATTGCCGACATGTTCGACACCATGTACGACATGAATGGCATTGGCCTGGCCGCCACCCAGATCAATGTGCACGAGCGGCTGGTCGTCATCGACGTGTCCGAGGGACGCGAGCAGCCGCTGGTCTTCATCAACCCGGAAATCGTCTGGGCCAGCCCCGAAACGAAGGTCAACGAGGAAGGTTGCCTGTCCGTGCCCGGCATCTACGACGGCGTGGAGCGGCACGAGCGCGTGCATGTGCGCGCCCTGGACGGTGAGGGTCAGTCCCGCACGGTCGAGTGCGAGGGCCTGCTGGCCATCTGCATCCAGCATGAGATGGACCACCTGATGGGCAAGGTCTTCGTCGAGTACCTGTCCCCGCTCAAGCGCAACCGCATCAAGACCAAGATGCAGAAACTGCAACGCGAAAACGAGCGCGAAGGCGCGCGGGCCTGA